The Garra rufa unplaced genomic scaffold, GarRuf1.0 hap1_unplaced_138, whole genome shotgun sequence genome has a segment encoding these proteins:
- the LOC141316707 gene encoding serine/threonine-protein phosphatase PP1-gamma catalytic subunit B-like codes for MAEPDKLNIDSIIQRLLEVKGSRPGKNVQLTESEIRGLCLKSREIFLSQPILLELEAPLKICGDVHGQYYDLLRLFEYGGFPPESNYLFLGDYVDRGKQSLETICLLLAYKVKYPENFFLLRGNHECASINRIYGFYDECKRRYNIKLWKTFTDCFNCLPVAAIVDEKIFCCHGGLSPDLQSMEQVRRVMRPTDVPDQGLLCDLLWADPDKDVLGWGENDRGVSFTFGADVVAKFLHKHDMDLICRAHQVVEDGYEFFAKRQLVTLFSAPNYCGEFDNAGAMMSVDETLMCSFQILKPADKKLYYGGGGGMGSGRPVTPPRNSAKGGKAKK; via the exons TTAAAGGCTCCAGGCCAGGCAAGAACGTACAGCTGACAGAGAGCGAAATCCGAGGCCTCTGTCTCAAATCTCGAGAAATTTTCCTCAGCCAGCCAATTCTGCTGGAGCTGGAAGCACCACTCAAGATCTGCG GTGATGTTCATGGTCAGTACTATGACCTCCTTCGTCTCTTTGAATATGGCGGCTTTCCTCCTGAGAGCAACTACTTGTTCCTGGGGGACTATGTGGACAGAGGGAAGCAGTCTCTAGAGACCATCTGCCTCCTGTTGGCCTACAAAGTCAAATATCCTGAAAACTTCTTCCTGCTGCGTGGCAACCATGAGTGCGCCTCTATCAATCGTATATATGGCTTCTATGATGAGT GTAAGCGACGGTATAACATTAAACTGTGGAAGACTTTCACAGACTGTTTCAATTGTTTACCTGTGGCTGCCATTGTAGACGAGAAGATCTTCTGTTGCCATGGAG GCCTCTCTCCAGACCTGCAGTCAATGGAGCAGGTGCGGCGCGTCATGCGGCCCACGGATGTACCTGACCAGGGGCTGCTGTGTGACCTGCTTTGGGCAGACCCAGACAAAGACGTGCTGGGTTGGGGAGAAAACGACCGTGGCGTGTCCTTCACCTTCGGTGCAGACGTGGTGGCCAAATTCCTTCACAAACATGACATGGACCTAATATGCAGGGCACATCAG GTGGTGGAGGACGGTTATGAGTTTTTCGCGAAGAGACAGTTAGTCACCCTGTTCTCCGCTCCCAACTACTGTGGCGAGTTTGATAACGCCGGGGCCATGATGAGTGTGGATGAGACGCTCATGTGTTCTTTCCAG ATCCTTAAACCAGCTGATAAGAAGCTGTACTACGGCGGAGGAGGTGGAATGGGCTCGGGGCGTCCGGTCACCCCGCCACGAAACTCAGCCAAGGGTGGAAAAGCCAAGAAATAA